From the genome of Erythrobacter litoralis, one region includes:
- a CDS encoding NAD(P)H-dependent flavin oxidoreductase, whose amino-acid sequence MPLPAPFDHLRLPLIGSPLFIVSGPELVIAQCKAGIIGSFPALNARPQSLLDEWLHQITEELAKHNREHPDRPAAPFAVNQIIHKTNDRVEADMATCEKWQVPMIITSLGARTEVFDAVRNWGGITMHDVINNRFAIKAIEKGADGLIPVAAGAGGHAGALSPFALMQEIREWFDGLVALSGSIAHGASILAAQALRADFAYSGSAFIATEEANATEGYKQGIVEGSSEGIVYTNLFTGVHGNYLRSSIENAGLDPDNLPVSDPSKMNFGSGGNTKAKAWKDIWGSGQGVGAVKSVGSVEDLVARMEREYHAAKSQLVANSNYTAWESLAEAAE is encoded by the coding sequence ATGCCGCTTCCCGCTCCGTTCGACCACCTGCGCCTGCCGCTGATCGGCTCGCCCCTGTTCATCGTGTCCGGACCGGAACTGGTGATCGCGCAATGCAAGGCGGGGATCATCGGCAGCTTCCCGGCGCTGAACGCGCGCCCGCAGAGCCTGCTCGACGAATGGCTCCACCAGATTACCGAAGAGCTCGCCAAGCATAACCGCGAGCACCCCGACCGCCCGGCAGCGCCCTTTGCCGTCAACCAGATCATTCACAAGACCAACGACCGGGTCGAAGCGGACATGGCGACCTGCGAGAAATGGCAGGTGCCGATGATCATCACCTCGCTCGGCGCGCGCACCGAGGTATTCGACGCGGTCCGCAACTGGGGCGGGATCACGATGCACGACGTGATCAACAACCGTTTTGCGATAAAGGCGATCGAAAAGGGCGCCGACGGCCTCATCCCGGTTGCCGCCGGCGCGGGCGGGCACGCAGGCGCCCTGTCGCCCTTCGCGCTGATGCAGGAAATCCGCGAATGGTTCGACGGGCTCGTGGCGCTGTCGGGTTCGATCGCGCACGGCGCCTCGATCCTCGCGGCCCAGGCATTGCGCGCGGATTTCGCCTATTCGGGCAGCGCTTTCATCGCCACCGAGGAAGCGAACGCGACCGAAGGCTACAAGCAAGGCATCGTCGAAGGCTCGTCCGAGGGGATCGTCTACACCAACCTGTTCACCGGCGTGCACGGCAATTACCTGCGCTCCTCGATCGAGAACGCGGGGCTCGATCCCGACAACCTGCCCGTCAGCGATCCTTCCAAGATGAACTTCGGCAGCGGCGGCAACACCAAGGCCAAGGCGTGGAAGGACATCTGGGGTTCGGGCCAGGGTGTCGGTGCGGTCAAGTCGGTCGGATCGGTCGAGGATCTCGTCGCCCGGATGGAGCGCGAATATCACGCGGCCAAAAGCCAGCTTGTCGCCAATTCGAACTACACCGCGTGGGAAAGCCTCGCCGAGGCGGCCGAGTAA
- a CDS encoding AHH domain-containing protein, whose amino-acid sequence MARRTAIPFRNVNRKGSPGFDPGLQRHHLLPRQLLGERCFGTLFEGVGRGSVGFDDFRVNGLLLPATEEATLRLGMPLHRGPHRRYNEVVIERVGRIERRWAQSRRHDPEAALHEALLRLCLLQGALRRQLLDERRRFLLNRRDPLGAGFDFTELDAMAETLWVSTREA is encoded by the coding sequence ATGGCGAGGCGGACGGCGATCCCGTTCCGCAACGTCAATCGCAAGGGCAGCCCCGGCTTCGATCCCGGCCTCCAGCGCCACCACCTCCTGCCCCGCCAGCTGCTGGGCGAGCGCTGTTTCGGGACTCTTTTCGAAGGGGTCGGGCGAGGTTCGGTCGGGTTCGACGATTTCCGCGTCAACGGCCTGCTCCTGCCAGCGACCGAGGAGGCGACCTTGCGGCTAGGCATGCCGCTCCATCGCGGCCCGCACCGGCGTTACAACGAAGTGGTGATCGAACGCGTGGGGCGGATCGAACGGCGCTGGGCACAGTCCCGCCGACACGATCCCGAGGCCGCGCTCCACGAAGCGCTGTTGCGGCTCTGCCTGCTGCAAGGGGCCTTGCGCCGCCAGCTCCTCGACGAGCGGCGGCGCTTTCTCCTCAATCGCAGGGATCCGCTGGGCGCCGGCTTCGACTTCACCGAACTCGACGCGATGGCCGAAACGCTCTGGGTTTCGACGCGGGAGGCTTGA
- a CDS encoding flavodoxin family protein, giving the protein MARAAAGGAGDALLLRCDEVEPDAIMAAGGYLFCCPENLATMSGAMKEMFDRCYYPVLGRIEGRPFATIIAAGSDGEGAQRQIDRIAQGWRLKRVAERMIVNFSAQTPEAILAAKSVPEDTLAACAELGEALATGLREGIF; this is encoded by the coding sequence ATGGCCCGCGCCGCCGCCGGGGGTGCGGGCGATGCCCTCCTGCTGCGCTGCGACGAGGTCGAGCCGGACGCGATCATGGCGGCGGGCGGCTATCTTTTCTGCTGCCCCGAAAATCTCGCCACGATGAGCGGGGCGATGAAGGAGATGTTCGACCGCTGCTATTACCCCGTGCTCGGCCGGATCGAGGGGCGCCCCTTCGCCACGATCATCGCCGCCGGCTCCGACGGGGAGGGCGCCCAGCGCCAGATCGACCGGATCGCCCAGGGCTGGCGGCTGAAACGCGTCGCGGAACGGATGATCGTCAACTTCTCGGCCCAGACACCCGAGGCGATTCTCGCGGCCAAGAGCGTGCCCGAAGACACGCTCGCCGCGTGCGCGGAGCTTGGCGAGGCGCTCGCCACCGGTCTTCGCGAGGGGATTTTCTGA
- the recJ gene encoding single-stranded-DNA-specific exonuclease RecJ, producing the protein MATRSLPPEPGTTSARACVLGVTQSLSGRAWRWRGGNMDLGEGSGGSSGGGAGGLGHDILTQLLMTRGVAAGDVARHARPTLRDFLPDPSEFRDMDRAAQRIAAAVLSGEKITIYGDYDVDGATSAALMIELLRGLGSDAEYYIPDRLLEGYGPSGEALVRLAETGSSLIVTVDCGAMAHEALAMAKAAGVDVIVVDHHKCSPELPETAALVNPNRLDESDLAAAHGHLAAVGVAFLLAVAVVRTLRGQDFFEGRHEPDLMALLDLVALGTVADVAALHGLNRAFVAQGLKVLARRQRIGMAALIDASRITRAPIASDLGFALGPRINAGGRIGESTLGVRLLTTRDPEEARTISEQLSQLNEERRAIEAAVQEAAEAQLAGQHNMGVHVLAGTGWHPGVIGIVAGRIKEKTGKPAIVIAQDETDGTGKGSGRSISGVDLGAAIIAAREAGLLVAGGGHAMAAGLTVPNANLSAFTEFLDERLARDVERARAGQAMALDLSLAPGGLTPDLCETLEAAGPYGVGWPAPRIAVGPVRIVKADIVGKDHLRLIASGNDGRSFKAIAFRAAETEMAQTLLHRHQGRRFHLAGRVKLDDWGARPAAELHLEDAAFAD; encoded by the coding sequence ATGGCAACCCGCTCGCTCCCCCCCGAACCCGGCACCACCAGCGCGCGCGCCTGCGTGCTCGGCGTGACGCAATCGCTGTCGGGCCGGGCGTGGCGCTGGCGCGGCGGCAACATGGATCTCGGCGAAGGCTCAGGCGGAAGCTCAGGCGGCGGCGCGGGCGGACTTGGACATGACATCCTGACGCAATTGCTGATGACCCGCGGTGTCGCCGCCGGAGATGTCGCGCGCCATGCGAGACCTACCCTGCGCGACTTCCTGCCCGACCCTTCGGAATTTCGTGACATGGACCGCGCCGCCCAGCGGATCGCGGCGGCGGTGCTTTCGGGCGAGAAGATCACGATCTACGGCGATTACGATGTCGACGGGGCGACCAGCGCGGCGTTGATGATCGAATTGCTGCGCGGGCTCGGCTCGGACGCGGAATACTACATCCCCGACCGCCTGCTCGAAGGATACGGGCCGAGCGGGGAAGCGCTGGTCAGGCTCGCCGAAACCGGGTCGAGCCTGATCGTGACGGTCGATTGCGGGGCGATGGCGCACGAAGCGCTGGCGATGGCCAAGGCGGCAGGGGTCGACGTGATCGTGGTCGATCACCACAAATGCTCGCCCGAACTTCCCGAGACGGCGGCGCTGGTCAATCCGAACCGCCTCGACGAAAGCGATCTTGCCGCCGCGCATGGCCATCTCGCCGCCGTCGGAGTCGCATTCCTGCTGGCGGTCGCGGTGGTTCGCACGCTGCGCGGCCAGGACTTCTTCGAGGGGCGGCATGAGCCCGATCTCATGGCGCTGCTCGATCTCGTCGCGCTCGGGACAGTGGCCGATGTCGCGGCGCTGCACGGGCTCAACCGCGCCTTCGTCGCACAGGGGCTGAAAGTGCTCGCCCGGCGCCAGCGCATCGGCATGGCCGCGCTGATCGATGCAAGCCGCATCACCCGAGCGCCGATCGCCAGCGACCTCGGCTTTGCGCTCGGCCCGCGGATCAATGCGGGTGGTCGAATCGGGGAATCGACGCTGGGCGTGCGGCTGCTGACGACCCGCGACCCCGAAGAAGCGCGCACGATCTCCGAACAGCTCTCGCAATTGAACGAGGAACGCCGCGCGATCGAGGCGGCGGTGCAGGAAGCGGCCGAGGCGCAGCTGGCCGGGCAGCACAACATGGGTGTTCACGTGCTCGCGGGCACCGGCTGGCATCCCGGCGTGATCGGGATCGTCGCCGGGCGGATCAAGGAGAAGACCGGCAAGCCCGCCATCGTCATCGCGCAGGACGAAACCGATGGCACCGGCAAGGGTTCGGGCCGCTCGATCTCGGGCGTCGATCTCGGCGCCGCGATCATCGCCGCGCGAGAGGCCGGCCTGCTGGTCGCGGGCGGAGGCCATGCCATGGCCGCGGGGCTGACGGTGCCGAACGCGAATCTCTCCGCCTTCACCGAATTCCTCGACGAACGCCTTGCGCGCGATGTCGAACGCGCGCGCGCCGGGCAGGCAATGGCGCTCGATCTTTCGCTTGCACCCGGCGGGCTGACGCCGGACCTGTGCGAAACGCTCGAGGCGGCCGGACCCTATGGCGTCGGCTGGCCCGCACCGCGCATCGCGGTGGGGCCGGTGCGGATCGTCAAGGCGGATATCGTCGGCAAGGATCACCTTCGTCTCATCGCGAGCGGCAATGACGGGCGTTCGTTCAAGGCGATCGCCTTTCGCGCGGCCGAGACCGAGATGGCGCAGACCCTGCTCCACCGCCACCAGGGCCGCCGATTCCATCTTGCCGGGCGGGTCAAGCTCGACGACTGGGGCGCGCGTCCGGCGGCAGAACTCCACCTGGAGGATGCCGCCTTCGCCGACTGA
- a CDS encoding ATP-binding protein, whose amino-acid sequence MGRIETLPVAGITLAAVTFVALLLLGIDPVVALAVLAVWVGSLLVAAIRPPEPPTVRVEKKFTVESMRGLIENSSIPLLVTELGAIALANRAARRMLGQHVVGQDARVIFRQPEAITLLGRNRDGQAIVRGLVRRQDIWQINRQSIDDRLAVIELINQTAEADISRAHTDFVANASHELRTPMAAILGYVETLRESGDSLDSPTAQKFLATIEREARRLQSLISDLMSLSRVEAEKHDPPQDRIELAALVERAAREGAGPDRSERLEFELSAAPVVHGDRQQLEQVVRNLVDNALKYGAADAPVRVMLDLSRENQARLVVIDRGEGIAPEQIPHLTRRFYRTDPGRSRASGGTGLGLAIVKHIVERHRGRLDIDSTLGEGTRVSIRIPLAEPQQPQTAPAAQDQAEPSEAQEMS is encoded by the coding sequence ATGGGCCGGATCGAGACCCTCCCCGTGGCCGGGATTACCCTCGCCGCCGTGACCTTCGTCGCGCTGCTGCTGCTGGGCATTGACCCGGTGGTCGCGCTCGCGGTGCTCGCGGTATGGGTGGGTTCGCTGCTGGTCGCGGCGATCCGTCCGCCCGAGCCGCCGACGGTGCGGGTCGAAAAGAAATTCACCGTCGAATCAATGCGCGGCCTGATCGAGAATTCCTCGATCCCGCTGCTTGTCACCGAACTGGGCGCGATCGCGCTTGCCAATCGCGCGGCGCGGCGGATGCTCGGCCAGCATGTCGTCGGGCAGGATGCGCGGGTGATCTTTCGCCAGCCCGAGGCGATCACCCTGCTCGGCCGCAATCGCGACGGGCAGGCGATCGTGCGCGGATTGGTGCGCCGGCAGGACATCTGGCAGATAAACCGCCAGTCGATCGACGACAGGCTGGCCGTGATCGAACTCATCAACCAGACCGCCGAAGCCGACATTTCCCGCGCACATACCGATTTCGTCGCCAATGCGAGCCACGAACTGCGCACCCCGATGGCCGCGATCCTCGGCTATGTCGAAACCCTGCGCGAAAGCGGGGACAGCCTCGATTCGCCGACCGCGCAGAAATTCCTCGCCACGATCGAGCGCGAGGCGCGGCGCCTGCAGAGCCTCATCAGCGATCTCATGAGCCTGTCGCGGGTCGAGGCGGAAAAGCACGATCCGCCGCAGGACCGGATCGAACTCGCCGCGCTGGTCGAGCGCGCCGCGCGCGAGGGTGCGGGGCCGGACCGGAGCGAGCGGCTGGAATTCGAATTGAGCGCCGCGCCGGTGGTCCATGGCGACCGCCAGCAGCTCGAACAGGTGGTCCGCAATCTCGTCGACAACGCGCTCAAATACGGCGCCGCCGACGCGCCGGTGCGGGTCATGCTCGACCTCTCGCGCGAGAATCAGGCGAGGCTCGTCGTGATCGACCGCGGCGAAGGCATCGCGCCCGAGCAGATCCCGCATCTCACCCGCCGCTTCTACCGCACCGATCCGGGCCGCAGCCGGGCTTCGGGGGGGACCGGGCTCGGCCTTGCGATCGTCAAGCATATCGTGGAACGCCACCGTGGACGGCTCGACATCGACAGCACGCTGGGCGAAGGAACGCGCGTCTCGATCCGCATCCCGCTGGCCGAACCGCAGCAGCCGCAGACCGCACCCGCGGCACAGGATCAGGCCGAACCCAGCGAGGCGCAGGAGATGTCGTGA
- the pstC gene encoding phosphate ABC transporter permease subunit PstC, with protein sequence MSPITLILIAIGLGLAGWLAGRARAWTFQKADPGARPVARPVYHAWYVALWIVLPLIVFIALWSVIAPQLVTQSVLASPAAANLPEFGFEREAWLAEARAVAQGNAPGVFNEGAEVLIAPYREAIGRYSVIGIVIALVIAFGGGAFAYLRVRPDFRARTRVERTVLAILLLASLVAILTTFGIFVSLVFETVRFFGMVSPVDFLFGTFWNPDPMSNPENPDGSRYGAIPLFWGTIFIGAIIAMIVAIPLGLMSAVYLTQYADRRLRSWVKPMLEILAGVPTVVYGYFAALTVAPAFRDAAVALGMTNASTESALAAGIVMGIMIIPFVSSMADDSIAAVPSAMRDGSLAMGATQSETIKRVLFPAALPGIVAGVMLAVSRAIGETMIVVMAASTAANLSANPFDRMTTVTVQIVKMLTGEGSFDHPTTLSAFALGFVLFLVTLALNIIALRVVKRFREAYE encoded by the coding sequence ATGTCGCCGATCACGCTTATCCTGATTGCCATCGGGCTTGGTCTTGCCGGCTGGCTCGCCGGCCGCGCGCGGGCGTGGACCTTCCAGAAGGCCGATCCGGGCGCGCGCCCGGTCGCCCGCCCGGTCTACCACGCATGGTATGTCGCGCTCTGGATCGTCCTGCCGCTGATCGTCTTCATCGCCCTCTGGTCGGTGATCGCGCCTCAGCTCGTCACGCAAAGCGTGCTCGCATCGCCCGCTGCGGCGAACCTTCCCGAATTCGGATTCGAACGCGAGGCATGGCTGGCAGAGGCGCGCGCAGTCGCGCAGGGCAATGCGCCCGGTGTCTTCAACGAAGGGGCCGAAGTGCTGATCGCCCCCTATCGCGAGGCGATCGGCCGCTACAGCGTGATCGGGATCGTCATCGCCCTGGTCATCGCATTCGGCGGCGGCGCCTTCGCCTATCTGCGCGTGCGCCCGGATTTCCGCGCCCGCACGAGGGTCGAACGCACCGTGCTCGCCATACTGCTGCTCGCCTCGCTGGTCGCCATCCTGACGACGTTCGGCATCTTCGTGAGCCTCGTCTTCGAGACGGTGCGTTTCTTCGGCATGGTCTCTCCGGTGGATTTCCTGTTCGGGACCTTCTGGAACCCCGACCCGATGAGCAATCCGGAAAACCCGGACGGATCACGCTACGGCGCCATACCGCTGTTCTGGGGGACGATCTTCATCGGCGCGATCATCGCCATGATCGTGGCCATTCCGCTCGGGCTGATGAGCGCGGTCTATCTCACCCAATATGCCGACCGGCGGCTGCGGTCCTGGGTCAAGCCCATGCTCGAAATCCTCGCCGGCGTCCCCACCGTCGTCTACGGCTATTTCGCCGCGCTGACGGTCGCCCCCGCCTTCCGCGACGCGGCGGTGGCGCTCGGCATGACCAATGCCTCGACCGAAAGCGCGCTTGCGGCGGGCATCGTCATGGGCATCATGATCATCCCCTTCGTCTCCTCGATGGCGGACGATTCGATCGCAGCCGTGCCAAGCGCGATGCGCGACGGAAGCCTCGCCATGGGCGCGACCCAGTCGGAAACGATCAAGCGCGTGCTGTTTCCCGCGGCCCTTCCCGGCATCGTCGCGGGCGTCATGCTTGCCGTCAGCCGCGCGATCGGGGAAACGATGATCGTCGTCATGGCCGCCTCGACCGCGGCGAACCTTTCGGCCAACCCGTTCGACCGTATGACCACGGTCACCGTTCAGATCGTCAAGATGCTCACCGGCGAGGGCAGTTTCGACCACCCCACGACGCTCAGCGCCTTTGCGCTGGGCTTCGTCCTGTTCCTCGTCACCCTTGCTCTCAACATCATCGCCCTGCGCGTCGTCAAACGGTTCCGCGAAGCCTATGAGTAG
- the pstA gene encoding phosphate ABC transporter permease PstA: MSSTPLTPDMAVMQASEPPTRTAAFEKRLAKRYRSERNFKALGLGAIGFSIAALIFLLANMLVNGIPGLQRAELAVEIDFAEAGVTGDEVSLTAPSAMQVLELQGLPAVVEIYAERSLGEEGAEQVYRGAWRDVARALADDPALIYGRTTLWLPASSDLASGLNDEGSPEMQALADRLEAEGKLAKNWDWGFFARSDATSPQMAGIWGALKGSILTMLVTFVLAFPIGILSALYLEEYAPKNRWTDLIEVSINNLAAVPSIIFGLLGLAVFLTVFPNLRSTPIIGGMTLALMTMPVIVISGRNAIKAVPPSIRDGALAVGASPVQVVFHHVLPLALPGMLTGTIIGMARALGETAPLILIGMRAFVATPPDGFTAPATVLPMQIFLWSDEIDRGFVERTSATIIVLLLFLLMMNGIAIYLRNKFEKTW; encoded by the coding sequence ATGAGTAGCACACCCCTCACCCCCGACATGGCCGTCATGCAGGCGAGCGAGCCACCGACCCGGACAGCCGCTTTCGAAAAGCGGCTGGCAAAGCGGTATCGCTCCGAGCGCAATTTCAAGGCGCTGGGCCTCGGCGCGATCGGCTTTTCCATCGCGGCGCTGATCTTCCTGCTCGCCAACATGCTGGTGAACGGCATTCCCGGCCTGCAGCGAGCGGAGCTCGCGGTGGAGATCGATTTCGCCGAAGCGGGCGTCACCGGAGACGAGGTCTCGCTCACCGCGCCATCCGCGATGCAGGTGCTGGAACTGCAGGGCCTGCCCGCGGTCGTGGAAATCTACGCCGAACGGTCGCTGGGCGAAGAAGGGGCCGAGCAGGTCTATCGCGGTGCGTGGCGCGATGTCGCCCGCGCGCTCGCGGATGATCCCGCGCTGATCTACGGCAGGACGACGCTGTGGCTGCCGGCTTCCTCCGACCTTGCCTCGGGGCTCAATGACGAAGGGTCACCCGAAATGCAGGCGCTCGCCGACCGGCTGGAGGCCGAGGGCAAGCTTGCCAAGAACTGGGACTGGGGCTTTTTCGCCCGCTCGGATGCGACAAGCCCGCAGATGGCCGGCATCTGGGGGGCATTGAAGGGTTCGATCCTGACGATGCTGGTGACGTTCGTCCTCGCCTTTCCGATCGGCATTCTCTCCGCCCTCTATCTCGAGGAATACGCGCCCAAGAACCGCTGGACCGACCTCATCGAAGTGTCGATCAACAATCTCGCGGCGGTGCCTTCGATCATTTTCGGCCTGCTCGGGCTGGCGGTTTTCCTGACGGTCTTCCCGAACCTGCGCTCGACGCCGATCATCGGTGGCATGACGCTGGCGCTGATGACCATGCCGGTGATCGTCATTTCCGGGCGCAACGCGATCAAGGCGGTCCCGCCGTCGATCCGCGACGGGGCGCTCGCGGTGGGCGCCTCGCCGGTGCAGGTGGTGTTCCACCATGTCCTGCCGCTGGCGCTGCCCGGCATGCTGACCGGCACGATCATCGGCATGGCGCGCGCGCTGGGCGAGACCGCGCCGCTGATCCTGATCGGCATGCGCGCTTTCGTGGCGACGCCGCCCGATGGCTTTACCGCGCCGGCTACTGTACTGCCGATGCAGATTTTCCTGTGGTCGGATGAAATCGACCGCGGCTTCGTCGAGCGGACCAGCGCGACGATCATCGTCCTCCTGCTGTTCCTCCTCATGATGAACGGCATCGCCATCTACCTGCGCAACAAATTCGAGAAGACCTGGTGA
- the pstB gene encoding phosphate ABC transporter ATP-binding protein PstB: MEDASAKIKARDVSVYYGDKKAIDEVSIDISPDYVTAFIGPSGCGKSTFLRCFNRMNDTIASARVTGSIELEGENILDNTMDVVQLRARVGMVFQKPNPFPKSIYDNIAYGPKIHGLAEKKADLDVIVEKSLTRAGLWEEVKDRLSDSGTALSGGQQQRLCIARAIAVDPEVILMDEPASALDPIATAKIEELIDELSGRYAIVIVTHSMQQAARVSQRTAFFHLGKMVEYGPTSDIFTNPIEERTKDYITGRYG; the protein is encoded by the coding sequence ATGGAAGACGCGAGCGCCAAGATCAAAGCGCGGGACGTCTCGGTCTATTACGGGGACAAGAAGGCGATCGACGAGGTGTCGATCGACATCTCGCCCGATTACGTGACCGCCTTCATCGGCCCGTCGGGCTGCGGCAAGTCGACCTTCCTGCGCTGCTTCAACCGCATGAACGACACGATCGCGAGCGCCCGCGTGACCGGCTCGATCGAACTCGAGGGCGAGAACATCCTCGATAACACGATGGACGTGGTGCAATTGCGCGCCCGGGTCGGGATGGTGTTCCAGAAGCCGAATCCGTTCCCGAAATCGATCTACGACAACATCGCCTACGGCCCCAAGATCCACGGCCTCGCCGAAAAGAAGGCCGATCTCGACGTGATCGTGGAAAAGTCGCTGACCCGCGCAGGGCTGTGGGAAGAGGTCAAGGATCGATTGAGCGATTCGGGCACGGCTCTTTCGGGCGGGCAGCAGCAGCGCCTGTGCATCGCGCGCGCCATCGCGGTCGATCCCGAAGTGATCCTGATGGACGAACCCGCTTCCGCGCTCGACCCGATCGCCACGGCCAAGATCGAGGAACTGATCGACGAGCTTTCCGGGCGCTACGCAATCGTCATCGTGACCCATTCGATGCAGCAGGCGGCGCGGGTCAGCCAACGCACGGCTTTCTTTCACCTCGGGAAGATGGTGGAATACGGGCCGACTTCAGACATCTTCACCAATCCCATCGAGGAGCGGACGAAGGATTATATCACAGGACGTTACGGCTGA
- the phoU gene encoding phosphate signaling complex protein PhoU, giving the protein MGEHTVKAFDEDITRLRGLIAEMGGLAEVAIAEALDAMVRGDVELGDRVVARDKKIDALETEVDKLSVRIIALRAPMADDLREVIAALKIAGVVERIGDYSKNIAKRVGMIEGRDRFEPLTLLPAMGELTSEMVHDVLTAYAARDPDLAREVIATDAKVDAFYNSIFRNLVSHMVENPATISSAAQLLFVARNLERIGDHATNVAEMVHFAATGNYPPEEER; this is encoded by the coding sequence ATGGGCGAACATACGGTCAAGGCCTTTGACGAGGACATCACCCGGCTTCGCGGCCTTATCGCGGAGATGGGCGGCCTTGCCGAAGTTGCGATCGCCGAGGCGCTCGACGCGATGGTGCGCGGCGACGTCGAACTCGGCGACCGCGTGGTCGCACGCGACAAGAAGATCGACGCACTGGAGACCGAGGTCGACAAGCTCTCGGTCCGGATCATCGCCCTGCGCGCGCCGATGGCGGACGACCTGCGCGAGGTGATCGCGGCGCTCAAGATCGCCGGCGTGGTCGAACGGATCGGCGATTATTCGAAGAACATCGCCAAGCGTGTCGGCATGATCGAGGGGCGTGACCGGTTCGAACCGCTCACATTGCTGCCCGCGATGGGCGAACTCACCAGCGAAATGGTCCACGACGTGCTCACCGCCTATGCCGCGCGCGACCCTGACCTTGCCCGCGAAGTGATCGCTACCGATGCCAAGGTAGATGCCTTCTACAATTCCATTTTCCGCAATCTCGTCAGTCACATGGTCGAAAACCCCGCGACCATTTCGAGCGCGGCGCAGCTGCTCTTCGTCGCCCGCAATCTCGAGCGCATCGGAGACCATGCGACCAATGTCGCGGAAATGGTCCACTTCGCTGCGACCGGCAATTACCCCCCTGAGGAGGAGCGCTGA
- the phoB gene encoding phosphate regulon transcriptional regulator PhoB: MSAAKLLLVEDDPALSELLEYRFQNEGYQVRSTGDGDEAMVLASEDVPDLIILDWMIEGTSGIEVCRRLRRDKETAHVPIIMLTAREAEDDRVRGLEIGADDYMTKPFSPRELLARVAAVMRRIRPALAGETIEVGDIKLDPVAHKVQRRGKALQLGPTEYRLLKFFMESPGRVFSRGQLLDGVWGTGSDIELRTVDVHIRRLRKAIGVEGAKDPIRTVRSAGYALEAA, from the coding sequence ATGTCCGCTGCGAAACTGCTGCTTGTCGAAGACGATCCCGCGCTTTCCGAACTGCTTGAATACCGATTCCAGAACGAGGGCTACCAGGTCCGCTCCACCGGCGACGGGGACGAGGCCATGGTACTGGCGAGCGAGGACGTGCCCGATCTCATCATCCTCGACTGGATGATCGAGGGCACCAGCGGGATCGAGGTCTGCCGCCGGTTGCGCCGCGACAAGGAAACCGCGCACGTGCCCATCATAATGCTGACCGCGCGCGAGGCCGAGGACGACCGCGTGCGCGGGCTCGAGATCGGCGCGGACGATTACATGACCAAGCCCTTTTCCCCGCGCGAACTGCTCGCCCGCGTCGCCGCCGTGATGCGCCGCATCCGCCCCGCGCTGGCAGGCGAGACGATCGAGGTCGGCGACATCAAGCTCGATCCGGTCGCCCACAAGGTGCAGCGCCGCGGCAAGGCGCTGCAGCTCGGCCCGACCGAATACCGGCTGCTCAAATTCTTCATGGAAAGCCCGGGCCGGGTCTTCAGCCGCGGGCAACTGCTCGACGGGGTGTGGGGCACCGGGTCCGACATCGAGCTGCGCACCGTCGACGTCCATATCCGCCGCCTGCGCAAGGCCATCGGCGTCGAAGGGGCAAAGGATCCGATCCGCACGGTGCGTTCTGCAGGCTACGCTCTCGAGGCGGCCTGA
- a CDS encoding extensin family protein, whose translation MANRRRRSTISRRIGRFRWDRRALGLLALFALAVAGSSWLRAHPEHNPWAPLDLRDPLGMATAGKLAALRDDPGECRAVLERSAVAYEALDPAGEGECARPDRTRLETYPLAPDTPPVTCALAAGLELWRDRSVERAAREILGSELAAIEHLGAFSCRRMYSDADAPWSEHATGNAIDIAAFVLEDGRRISVLGDWEGDDEEARFLREARAGACDIFATVLSPDYNAAHADHFHFDQGGSWTGACR comes from the coding sequence ATGGCGAACAGACGCAGGAGGTCCACGATCAGTCGGCGCATCGGGCGGTTCCGCTGGGACCGGCGCGCGCTGGGCCTTTTGGCGCTCTTCGCGCTGGCGGTGGCAGGATCGAGCTGGCTGCGCGCCCATCCCGAACACAATCCGTGGGCCCCGCTCGACCTTCGCGACCCCCTCGGCATGGCGACCGCGGGAAAGCTCGCCGCTTTGCGTGACGATCCTGGCGAATGCCGCGCCGTGCTTGAACGCAGCGCCGTTGCCTATGAAGCGCTCGATCCCGCGGGCGAGGGGGAATGCGCGCGGCCCGATCGAACCCGGCTCGAAACCTATCCTCTCGCGCCCGACACGCCGCCTGTCACCTGCGCGCTTGCGGCGGGCCTAGAGCTGTGGCGCGACAGGAGCGTCGAACGTGCGGCGCGCGAAATCCTCGGCAGCGAGCTTGCCGCAATCGAGCACCTCGGTGCGTTCTCCTGCCGCCGCATGTACAGCGACGCCGACGCGCCGTGGAGCGAACATGCGACCGGAAACGCAATCGACATTGCCGCTTTCGTGCTGGAGGACGGGCGGCGGATCAGCGTGCTCGGCGACTGGGAGGGCGACGACGAAGAGGCACGGTTCCTGCGCGAGGCGCGCGCGGGCGCGTGCGACATCTTCGCGACCGTGCTTTCACCCGATTACAACGCGGCCCACGCCGACCACTTCCACTTCGACCAGGGCGGAAGCTGGACCGGGGCGTGCCGGTAG